The following are from one region of the Leptospira neocaledonica genome:
- a CDS encoding SDR family oxidoreductase gives MKQTILVTGASSGIGLLLANKLHQSGHTVIGTSRNPEKYNLPFKLLELDISSDKSIESFTKRLFSQIESLDVLINNAGYLVSGLAEETPIELGRQQFETNFWGTVKLTNQLLPYFRKQRHGKIITVGSILGLIGLPTVAYYSASKHSLEGYFKVLRFELNDFNIKVSMVEPMGFKTNIGDSAVRSKVKIDDYDLLRKQTAAFSKETFDKAPTPEPVVNTVLKIIDQKDPKFNFPVGQGASFILTLQHYAYKAFENSILKRMRKAA, from the coding sequence ATGAAACAAACAATTTTAGTTACTGGAGCTTCTTCAGGTATTGGGCTCCTTCTTGCCAATAAACTTCACCAGAGCGGCCATACTGTTATCGGAACAAGCCGCAATCCTGAAAAATACAACTTACCTTTTAAATTATTAGAATTAGATATTTCTTCAGACAAATCGATCGAGTCCTTTACGAAACGGCTTTTTAGTCAGATAGAAAGTTTGGATGTTCTGATAAATAACGCAGGTTATTTGGTATCGGGTCTTGCCGAAGAAACTCCTATCGAGCTTGGAAGGCAACAATTCGAGACCAATTTTTGGGGAACGGTTAAACTTACCAACCAGCTATTACCTTATTTTAGGAAACAAAGGCATGGAAAGATTATCACAGTAGGATCTATTCTAGGCTTAATTGGTCTTCCTACAGTTGCCTATTATTCAGCTTCAAAACATTCTTTAGAAGGGTACTTTAAAGTTTTACGTTTTGAGTTAAATGACTTCAACATTAAAGTTAGTATGGTTGAGCCAATGGGTTTCAAAACCAATATAGGCGATAGTGCAGTTAGATCCAAAGTAAAAATTGACGATTACGATCTACTTAGAAAACAAACTGCTGCATTCTCAAAAGAAACATTCGATAAGGCTCCTACTCCGGAACCTGTCGTTAATACAGTCTTAAAAATCATAGACCAAAAGGATCCGAAATTCAACTTCCCAGTTGGTCAAGGTGCATCGTTTATTCTTACATTACAACACTATGCATATAAGGCTTTCGAGAACTCTATTTTGAAAAGGATGCGTAAAGCGGCATAG
- a CDS encoding winged helix-turn-helix transcriptional regulator, which translates to MSVGKKRSDCPISCSLDIWGDKWSLLIIRDIMFNKKGTYGDFLKSDEGIATNILASRLQSLEENGLIEKSDHPDSKAKVLYRLTQKGIDLLPVFFEIYIWAEKYFDIPKEIKAALKEAKKDKESFIRSKVKELRK; encoded by the coding sequence ATGTCAGTGGGTAAAAAAAGATCGGATTGTCCGATTAGCTGCTCCCTGGATATCTGGGGGGACAAATGGTCTCTTCTCATTATCAGGGATATTATGTTCAACAAAAAAGGAACTTACGGAGACTTCCTGAAGTCGGATGAGGGTATCGCTACAAATATTTTGGCATCCAGACTTCAGTCATTGGAAGAAAACGGTTTGATCGAAAAATCGGATCATCCGGATAGCAAAGCTAAAGTTCTATACAGGCTCACGCAAAAGGGAATCGATCTGCTGCCCGTATTTTTTGAGATCTATATTTGGGCGGAGAAGTATTTTGATATTCCGAAAGAAATAAAAGCCGCATTGAAAGAGGCAAAAAAGGACAAGGAATCCTTTATTAGATCGAAGGTGAAAGAATTGAGAAAGTGA